DNA sequence from the Anser cygnoides isolate HZ-2024a breed goose chromosome 22, Taihu_goose_T2T_genome, whole genome shotgun sequence genome:
CCCTCGAATCCCACCAAACTGCAGAAATCACTATAGCAACCATCGACcagtgctgcaggctgagggCTGACATTGTTTCCATACCCATAGGGATGCAGCTGATGACACGGTGACATCAGCCGCtgaaaagagaagccttttGAAATTTGCTTTTCCTCGGTTATAAATAGCCTGACCCAGAAACCTATCCAAAACACTGGGCCGCGTCCAAGGGAGATATAAATGTGTACAGCTTCATTGACGGTGTTAGCACTGCCATGCAGCTCCACCGCAGGGGAGGGACAGCGCTGAGGTTTCTGCAGGGTGAGTGAATGCGGCTCTCAGGGGCTTGTTTACCCTCCGTCTGTGCAGCCTTTCCCACAGCAGCCCGGGACGGGGCTGCCTGATCCTTTTTCTGACGCCAAAGTCCTTGGCCACCTCCACAAGTCCCCCTGCCACCTCTCGTTCTCTCTGCCAATGTGCCCAGGCACACTCACCTGCCTCAGGGCTAAGTAATCTGGTGCTTATCTCGTTCTAAACTCGAGCAGTGTCCTCAAGCAAGTTCCTTCTCTCCTGTGAGCCTCAGCACATCTGCAAGCCCAGAGCTCAGTGCTCTcgtggcagcaggagcagacatGATTTGCATTCAGAGATGTCTGGAGGAGGTAACAGCACTCCTGATTTTACGGAGGCTTAGCGTTACCATGTTCTCACACCCTCAGGATGTGGGAAACCCAGATtaaattttttcctttgtacaaAAAATTTCAAatccccatctcccccctccAGGAGGTGCCGCACCTTCCTGCCTAAAGCTTTTCTCCTCGCTGCACCCACTGCAGCCCTGAGACGGGGGAAGAGCACGTGGCTCTGCAGCCCTGTGGGCAAGGGGGGTCGTGTGTAGGAGGGAGCCGTactttctgctccctgctccgaGGCTTTCTCATTAAACAGTTCATCAGATAAAAGGTGCCAGCAGGCACACTTACCGGATTAAGCGGTTGAGAAGTCAAgagctgctgaagctgctggagctgctgttcGTGTTGGTGCAAGACGTGCCGCTGCTGCTCTGTCAGGGGACTCAGGCTGGGCACGCTGCGAGGGGAGCAGGGTAGGGAACGTCAGCACGGCCCGCCTTGGTCCCGTACACACAgggcctccctccctccctgcctccccccctcccGGCGCTAAGCTTCTGATGGAGAGGGCAGGGCCGTCCCCGCGAGCTCCCCGTCCTCACCTGCTCAGGCTGGTGGAGAGCTGCAAGGTCGGAGGCCCGCTCGCCTGCGTCAGCGCGCTCGGAGGCTGGGCGGCCTGAGCTCCGTTCAGATTCCCCAGGATCCCGTTGATGGGCATCTGCTGGCCTCCTGCCAGGGTCCCCATCAGGCCGTCCACCATGGGCACCGTGGAGAGGCTGTGGCTGGCAGCGGTGCCTCCCCCCAGCCCGCTGCCTGCCACCCTGGCCAGGCCATTCACCTGCTGCGCCCCGGGCAGGGGTAGCGAGGCAGGACTCTGCTGCAGCATGGGCAGGGGCGGAGGAGTGCTGTGGAAGGACAGGgaagagctgctcctgctggggcaaCCTGAATGAGGGTCCTGGGGGAGAAACGGACACAAGAGCATCGGACTGGGGCAGCTTGTGAAAGGTCAGCTCAGCTCCAGGGGGGGCTCTGGacaggagctggaggtgggaaggggggCTGTGAGTGCAAGTGCAGGTGTATGCTCAGAGAGGTCCCAGAACTCAGACGTACTTTGCTGGATGTCTGCAAGCGCAGCCAGAATAACCTAGAAGCATTCTCGCCTCTCGCTCTCAGGCTCAGCTACCCTCAGCACTGAGATAAACCGAAGAGCGGCCACTCCAGAGAAAGAAACCTGATTTCTGGGCCTTGACTACTCGGATTTATGAGCTGGACATCAAGTCAGAGCACCGGGACTGCACTGCTCTGGTCCcgccccaggtccctttcccaGCTGGCTGGGGGAGGCGGTGGTCCCTGTACCTCAGAGGAAGTGGAGAGCGAGTTCTCGATCCCAAAGCTGTTCTTGCATGGCGGGCTCTTGCTGATGCTCAGGGAATCGTTGTTGCAGACTgtaaggaggaaagaagagagaacgAAGTCAGGGGTGGAGCCTGACGTTGCCACAGCAATGGCAAGGGAGAGCGCTTCCCATCAGCGGCTGCAGCGAGATAAATGGGTCAGATCCTCCCTGCCGTGAccccccccctgcccaccccggaGCACCGCTAGGAATGGCACGGGGTGACGCTTCCCACTGCCCCTCACCGTTGGGAGGCAGGATGTACTGGGCCTGGCTGCCTGGGCCGTTGCTGCTGGTCACCACCGGGAAAGGGACGGAGAGCTGGACGTTGAGGAGCTGCAGACGTTCCTTCTTGGCTGTCAGCGTCATGATCTGCTCCTGAAGCCTCTGGTTCTCCTTCTGCAGCGAGTGCAGGGCTTTGAGCATTTCTACAACTGCAGGGaacagaagaagggaaagggggcAGGGTCGGGGGAGAGAACGGGGGacagagggaagaggagaagggggacCACACAGGGGTACCGCAATTAGACCACGCCGGGGGATGAGCCTGACCTGCAGATCACAGTCCCGCTGCCAGCTACTCCCCCATGGCACAGGCTAGCGCTttgtccccagcctggctccttTGCCGCGGGCAAAATCCCAGCTGGCTCTGACAAAACCATGCCCAGGGACCTCTCCTCCCGCAGCCCGTGCCCCCAGCGACTCACTGTTTACGCCGGCTTCCCCATTGCCCTGCTTCTCCAGAAGCTGCTCGATGTTCGGGGTGGCCTGCGGAACATTCTCCAGCtgcccgctgctgctgcaggacaccGTCTGGTCAAAGAGGGTCGGCAGGCTGCTGATGGGGGACctggggaggcggggggggtgggggggtgtcaGCGATGCTTCCCTTACTCTGCACCCGCACTCTGCTCCCTTCTCCCGCATCTCCTCCGCCTGGGAGCGGCTGCGTCCCTCCCAGCCTCCACCTCCTCGGCTCCGCTCCAGGACAGCCCCCCATCCCCGTTCACCCCGATATCGGCCGAGCATCCCgcctccttccccatccccagctgccCCTCGCCTTGCCCCAGGAGGAGGCGAGATGCTccgtgtgtgtgtccccccccccgctgcttTCCGCGGTCCCCGGGGTGCGGCGGAGGACTCCTGAAGGGCACTCACATGGAAGAGAGGCTCTCCTGGGGCGACGTCCCTCGGCAGCCGAAACTGCAGTCCTCCAGGTCGGGCTCTGGGTGGGGAGAGGGACAGAAGGGGCTCAGCGGCGGCCGCTGGAGCCGGCAGGTGCCCGGCAGCCGGGGTGGGCGCCCGCTAGAGGGGAGCACGGAGCAGCCCGGCCCGCCCGCatgcgcccccgccgcccggggGAGGCGACGGAGGAGGGGCCGCGTGTCCCCGCGTGTCCCCGCggtccccccccgcctcccccagcCTCTGCGGGCCTGCGGCTGGGCTGACGGCCCCCCCCCGGATTCCCCCCCCCGGCAGAAGGAGCCTTTCCCTTCAGCCGCAAGGCGGGGGGCTGCTCGGCGGCTGAGCCGCGGGAGGAGCGGGGTCTCCCCGAGGTGCcaccgcagccccgcgccctcaGCACCCTTCCCCTAAATCCAGCCGCAGTCCTCCCGGCATTTCCGAGCGCTCAGCTCCCTTCTGAACCGCTTAAGCGAGTGTCCAGGAGCTACCCCCATGCCCACCCCCCCTGTCCTGCAGGGCACCGCAGCGCCAGGGACGGAGCCACCGGGTGTGCGCCCATGAGGGACACCTCCTGTTCAAACACTAAGCAAGGAGCGAGGAGGGTTCAGCTGCCATTTGCTCTCCATGCCCCAAGCCTGCCAGCCCGTGAACACACGTCCCCCTCGCTCCAGGCCGTGTCAGATGTTGTGACTACAGCCTGCACCAGCTGGCCGACTCGCCCCTCCTCTTCTTCGCACAATAAGAGACGTTTCTGATGTGCAAGAATCCAGGAAGCCTCCCGCAGGGAACACTGCAAGGCACTGTGATTTACAGTGTGGTGCCCCGAGCAGGGCAAGAAGTTACTGCCggtattttctgctgctgagaaCAAGCAAGTGCAGCTGCCGTTGGGCAGCTCTTAGGTATGAGACTGATCCTCACCCCTTCATCCATGTGGGAATATCTTCCTGACCACCAGCTAGGACTGGTTCACCTTTCTGGGCAGAATCCACCACTTTCCAGCAGTTTCCAGCCAGCAgttcccagccagcagcagcctctcgGTGCAAGGCACCACGTGGAGACAAGGTTAACAAAGTCCTTGAGATGCTGGAAGACACGAAGCCTTCCTATTTTCTCCACTGATGATCAGCTACCAGAAGGCTGGGAACGGTCAGGCTACAGCAGTGCTTCTCTGTACCATTTTCATCCAAAGACCACCtaaactttttgaaaaaaacatcccCAGCCCATCGCATGCAGCTTTGCCACAATAGGTTAAACTTGCAACCAAATAAACATTCGGCTAAGCTCTGACTGTCTGCGCGTTACTGTCTTGTTTGCTCGCAGACCAGGCGGGTTGTGTGCATCTATGCGGTGCCAGTTTGCTGAAACCAGGCTCCATACTCAACTATCTGCTGGCCAACACCACCCTGTCGTCTGGGGGACCGGGAGATGACTGAGTTATCACGCAGAGACAGCACTTTGCAGGGCAGCAAGTAGGAAAAAGAGGCTCGGAGGCAACTGCAGAAGATAAATACGTTTGGCCTGTCATCATAATGAGGCAGGATCCAGGACAAGCCGTGGGAGGATGAACTAGACGGTAGCTAAGCAAGTGGGAAGATAAGAATCAGACTTTTTACACTGCCAAAGGCACCCGGTATCAACCTGCATCAGTGATAACAGTTTCTCAGTTCCCCCATCTGTAAGACAGGATAACACCATTTCCCTACATCACATTAAAATCACGAAGAGCTCAAATATTACTGCAGCGAAATCTATGTCTGCAGGGGATCTGTCTACACAGACACTCTCAGGAAAGGTAATCTGTTTTAAAGACAAGGCAGGAATACTTAAAACTTCACAACCACTCTGTTAATGACTTGGGATTAAAGCAGTCGTcacactttaaaatgaaaatggccACACAGGAGGTTTAATGCATGTTAATTAACCcccctggaaaaaaagagaatttggcTTAACACCCTCTGGGTCGCTAGCTCCAGCAAGAGGAGACGGTGATGGAGAAAACTTAAAAGGTGACAACAGGAGCTGTTCTGAAGGCTGCCTGGGACTGGAAGAAACATGTCCTGAAACTCCAAAGATCCCAGACAAACAAAAGGAGCAATCTTGGAAATGGAAACTAAGGATCAAGCTTTTTCGAGCACTTTGGATGCTGGGCTTTGCCCACATGATTCATTCATTATTAGCCTCGGGGCTGGAACAGACTGCTGAGCGCTGTATTGTGCCTGAACCACAAGGCTATTCCTGCAAGTTGACTTGCTTCCTTCTCCTGTCAGCACTTTGCCAAAATAACAGCAAAGGGGAAGTGGCAGCGGGTCATCTCCTCTCTCCTGTCGGTTGCCGCAAGGGAAGAACAACTCTTGGAATCACCCCATTCTTCCTTAATTCCAGGTGACCGAATCACGCCTGGCTCAGAGCTCCCGTGCGGTGCCCTTACTCCCACTGGTGCCAGCCGTGCGGTTACCTTCCCGCAGCACTCGAGCAGACACAGGCTGCCAGCAGGGGCATGCAGACAAAGTGCTGCCAGtgacagagagacagacaggGAACTTCCATGGGCTTGCAAAGGTCATAAGCAAGCATACATGTTCATTCATGCTGTACATGCAGGCATGCACGCTGGTTAAGGCGAATAAGGGCACACCGGTGTCAGATTCTCCAGAGAACGCAGCTCTAAGGAGGACTGTGCCTTTTACAGTCCTCGCCTGTGACGCTGGGCAGAGTTTTACCTCCCAAGTTCAGCAGCCAGCATGCCGAGCTGCCAACGTTTCTGGGCTAGGGGAGCAGGAGACAGTTGCACCACTAGCTGCAACGTCTGAAAATCAGGAGGGTGCTTTTGTTTAACTACTGGTGCAAACCAAAAATCAGGCCCATTCTGCTcggaaaaaaagaagtcttatGATGCTTCAAGTTTCCTGCTTATTAACCAGGCAACTTtccaagaaaaatgaatttgccTTGGTGGGAAAAAATGAGCAGTTGTAAGCAATTCAGTGTTGGCACGTTCATGTTTGGAAGTTGAAAACAGTGAATTTCGCATTTCATGACAAAGCCAAAGCGGAAGAGCAGAAACTAACTCAAAACAGAGGTGGAAGATGAACATTAAGAGTGCAAGATCTCTCtcattaaacaacaacaacaacaaaaaacccttcaGCTTATTTCGAAGAAGCAAAAGCTCGCCATGGTTTTCACTAGGTTTGCACAGCTTTAGTAGGCAAAAAGGCGAGAGATTTCTGTAGGGAACGATTTCCATTCTTGCACCTCCTCAGCACGTGTCCAGGGACACGCATGAGCCATTGGACACAGCAGCAGATGTGCTTTTACAGGACCGAAGGCCAAAACTTCATTAGGGCAATGcgagcacctcctgcctgggGAAAAAGGCACTGTCCCTCTCTCCTAGCCCCTGGCTGTCACACGCATGGAATGGGAgcaagcagggagggcagctggAGAACTATGAATGCGGTTGTCTTGACTCTTCCAGGGAGACCCCTTCGGGAGCCCAAACTCACATACCTTCTGGTTCACGTACCTGCCCGGCTGCTTTCCGACTGATTTAGGAGCGGGTTGATTGACAGCCCAGATGTGAGGGGGCTTCCAAAAATATGTGAGGAGGGGAGGCTGAACGTTGAACCTGCCAGTGAGAACACCTACATGGCAAAacgggggggagggagagggggaagagagagagagagaaattactTCTCAAAAATGCAAGAGGAAAGtaacttttcattatttcttctcttcctgaCTCTTGAACCCAGCTTGGTCTTGAGAGAGtgttaaaaatatcttcttgGAAGTCTCGCTAGACAGCTGAAATCTTCCCAGCCCCATCTCAGAGCCAAGAGGCCTGAATGAGCTGCGTAACACTGGAGCTGTAAAACTAACTCTCTCCTCCCTGTAAAACACCTCTCGCTGCGAGCTCCTGACAAAGGACCAGGCTCTGTCTCCTGGCACACACGCAGCCCACCCAGCTGGGAGGTGCGAGCCCTCCCACCGAGCTATCTGTGCTGCAGAGCGCAGGTAGGGCTGGCACCAGCGCCAGCAGCCAGCCAAGCAGCAGGGCACGAGCAGCACGGGGCACGGCACACGCGCCGACAGCACTCTGCCACCCGACCGTCCCGTCTGCGCTCCTTTTACAGTCAGCGCAGAGTACCGTGCCCTTTTAGGCTGCAGTTCCTCTCTGCCCCCAAACGGGCTGTGATGCCAAATTGCCTGCATCTTTCTAGCGTCTCTAAGGGAAGCCACGGTTGGCAGCTCCCCTCCAATCacgaaggaagaaaaactgtgtTCCCAAACGGAAAAAGCAGCTCCTCTGTGCCCACAAGCTAGTCCTGCTCTGCCAGTCACAGCTCTGTCTGACCAACAGGCCCTCTCCTGCCCTGGTCCTGATGTTCTTACCTGCGTGGTGGAGaccgaggaggaagaggaggctgggaTGGTGCTAGCAAAGGGAGACCGGTTGAGCTGTGGGAGAGACGACGTACCCTGGTGTGCCAGCAGGCTGGAAGAGAGGGGTGTACTGCACACAGCTCGGAGCACTCCGCCCCCGTGGGAAATAGGGTCCTTGTTACTGGTGTAGATCCCTGCGAGGGGAGGAGACGCGTTAAGGATGGCCTGGAGGCAGCTGGCGTTGCGCAGGGCTTCATCCCAGAAAGGCAGGGTGACGCCAAAGCACAGGACCGAGTTTAACATGCACTTCAGCATCTCGTGGCCCAGCGCACGGTGACGGTGGTGACAGCCCATAATCCTTCTGTCAAAGGTGTCACAAGGTTTTCCAGCCTTCCCCCCCACCTCTCATTTGCTCGCCACAGCCGATACAATCGGGCAGAGAAACCACAGCACGCCGTGACTCGCCAAAGCCACAAGTCAAGAGCCCGCGCTCCTGCCGAGCTATCCCCTCCCCTGCCACGGTGCCCACGGACCAAGGTGGGACACGGCCAGAGAAACGAGGAAGGAAGGtgaggagggagctgctgcggAGGCAGGGGACCCGTCCAACTTCCCATCTGCTCAGGCACGCGGCAGAGCCCCGGGTCGGGTCCCGCAGCGCTCTGCCAACATCTCCCCGAGCAGGGGGAGAGCGAGGCCtggcagcctcctcctctctgaAACACCGCTTTGttgttcgggggggggggaggcagggagaaaaaTTGGCCTAAGATTCTGATAATGGAGGTCACGAcaactcctgcagctcctctccgCTCTCAGGCAGCGCAGACAAATGGGCCGCAGCTCCCAGACGCACACAACAAAATTCTATCCCCCCTCGCAATCTGACCTAAATCGGAGCATCTGCAAACAACCCACAATAGACCGATGACAAGTTCTGCTGCCAGAACAGTGTCAAACCTCAGCCCCGCGCTGCAGgcccctcctctgcctgctgccttaACCCCTTCCTGCCACGCGTCCCCGCTGCCCTCAGCCCTGCCAGGCCAGGGGACTCCGGCCGGGAACTGCTGGCAGCCTCTCGGCAGTTAACGGCGTCCTCCGACCCTCCGTGGATGTGGTCAGACCAGGATGAAcggttttgctttgaaaagaggGGTTAAACTTGAACCACTCATGAGAATCCCTCATTTGGGGTCGGATTGCGGTTGTGCTGGTTTGGCCCGCGAACACCCCTGTCTGTATCGCTTCAGAAATTCAGCTCTGGCTTGCTGAGCTTTTCCAGCACTTGAGAGAGAAGGGCTTGAAATGCTCCCAGCTCCACGGAGAAGAGAAGCTGACCCAGAGGAGACTGTGGGACGAACACTAAGATGGAAACGGGAGACCAGACCCGGATTTTTATAGCTTCTGGGAATGAAAGCAAGGGACCGGACCCTGGGCAGCTGCAGGTTTAGACACCAGCCAAACACGATGCTGaagagagcagggctgggagcaacCGCGCACACCTGGAGCCCTGAGGGGAAACATACCTGAACTCAGCAGTGGGGATTCCATGCTGAGGCTGGGCAGGTTCCCCGTGTGGCTGAAGGGCCGCGAGGAGTTGCTGATGCTGGAGCTAACAAGGGAGCCCCCGGAGAAGGGCGACGAAGACGTAGACGTGGACCCAGCCAGCTGGGCACCCAAAATCTCTTTGCTTTTGCCCCCTTTCGGCCTGCCAGGCCCgtgcttatttttcttgctgcccttgtgcttcttttctttcagcaccTCTCCCTCTTCCATGCTGAGGGACGGCATGCgcttgtggctgctgctgctgccgccgctgccgccagcggccccgctgctccccacCGAAGGGCCGCTGACAGGGTTCGAGGCCTTGTAGTCCACGGGGGAGGCATCGCGGCCTCGCTGCTGGCTCACGGCCGAGGTGGAGAAGCGCATGATGGACCCGAAGCCTGAGAAGATCACCTTCTGCTCAAAGATATCCCCCTTCTGGCCTTCATACAGAGGGGAGCAGTGcgaagaagaagaggaagagacagGCTTCCGGTACTTCTCGTCGTCCTGCTCGAGCTTGGGGAATGTCACGAAATCCTGGGAGCACtgcaaggagctgcaggaggtgcctgggggaagcagaggggaagCAGATGTAGGAAGGCTCGCAGTGGCAATAACTCAGCCCGCAAAGCAACGAGAGCACGGTCACAACAATGCAGGTCCTCTGGCACAGGCCAGAGACTGAGCTGAAGGACACTTGTGTCACCTTCCAGCCCTGGTCCACCCCCCCAGCTGCTCTCATGCTCTCTGGTGAGCACGAGCGGTGCACACCAGCCGCTTCCTCCACCCAAACATGCGTGTGTCTGCTCCCCGAGGCCCTGCACCaccaccctccctccctccctcccgccctgATGAGGGTCCCAGGAGACGAAGCACGCGAGCGGTTCTGACAACAGCTCGAAAAAGGACCGAGTAACATCGGAGCAGATGGGAGCCCTGCAAGGTTCTGACTCAAAGCTCAGGGGAGCCCGGGTATCAGGTTTTGGCTCAGGTCTCTCCCCCGGCACTCCTTAAAGCACTCCTGCAGACAGTACCACCTACGGAGGAGAGGGCAGGTGCTGCCCATATTGCCTGCGCGCAGtatccccttccctcctccctccgcTCAGACATCTGGATCTGTTTTGCCTTGCAGTGCAGCAGGCCTACGCAGGAGGGGAGCCGTAACACTCACCCGACCCGGTTATTCCCTCCGTGCACGGAGCAAGTAGCAAGGagacttttccctttctcttcaaGGAGTTAAAGAGCGATCAGCAAAGCTTCAAGGCGCTTACTGGTGAAGCGAAGCATCACCCCCATCCCCTCTTCTCTGGCTTCTCCTCCGCCCCTTACCTGCAGGCTGGAAGGTCCCGCTGGAGGAAGCTGAGCTGAAGCCAGCCGAGCTTTTCCCACTTCCCGTCTTTTTCCCCTTGTGGCTGCTGCCATGGCTTGAGGACTTCTTGCCTTTCACCTCCGATCTCCCGACCTCTGAGGTCTCTTTGCTCCCCTCATGGTggctggcagagccctggcGAGCAGCAAACACAGAGGTCACTCATTTGGGCCAGATGTGGCCGCAGCAGGGGCTCTTTTTATCAATTTCCCCTCAAGAGAAGTAATCGCTCCCCCTGCCCACGAAGCGATGGCCAGCTGACATTACCcacaggagaaaagcagcattCCCCTCTACTGCTCCTTGGTGGCATCAGTCTTTATACCCCTAGGGATTACACTCATCCCACCTCACTGCAGGGAATTAAAGAGGGCGCTGACAATCCGAGCACAGACACCAGATTCCCAGCACCGTGGCCGGGAGGAGCGCCCACCCTCAGAGGGCTCCTCAGCCCAAAGAAAATCCGAAAACTGCTGCGACTCAAATACGTATTCCAGCTGCATCTCTCGGGTGTGCTGCTCTCCGCAAGGTCACCCCACCTAGCAGAACCTGCCCGCCCTTCTGCTGTGACGGGAGATTCCCAACGCATCCACCGAAACACCTCCGCTGCCAGGCCGGGGCTTTCCAAACCTACCGCAGCAAATATTCTGCACAGTGACGTTGTTAAGCAGCATCTGACCACACGACAACAGATGCTACCCAAGCCCCACGTAAGCCTCCGGGAGACAGGGAAGCAAGGGGGATGAAGAGGCCGGGCAGATGCTAGGAAATCCAGGAGCTTGGGCTGAGAGAGAGAAGTGTGGGAGTTCAGCAGGGTGGGACGAACTGAAAACCAGATTCCTCGGGGCACCCACGCTAGGATGTGGAACCTTCACCTTCAAGTCACTTCAAAGCCAAACACGCAGCGTTCAAAGACCGCTTCCTGCAAGGTATTGCTGCAACCAAATCGATATCATAGACGTGGTTCCAATGCGATGGCCGCAGCCCAGAACACAACACCTGTACGTAAACGCCAACATCTTTCACTTCTCACTGAGAGCAGATACAAGGGAGACACGGAGAAGCACAAAACCGTTCTTAAATTCCACTACCCCTGACTCCAGATGACCTCTTCTTAGGGAGAGCTAAAGAAAAAAGGGCTTGTAATGCAGACTCATGAATGCCCAGATAAAAATCTTCCCCCGTTCCTCCCACATGGTTTAATCACTCCGCACAATGCAACAGCTGGCAGCCTAACACACACCAGATGTGCCGGGAATATGAAAGACAGGAGGAAGGGAGTGGTGGAAATtaggggggggagaagggggaatcTGTATTTTCTCATCACAGACTCCTGGATGTAGGAGATTAAGCTTTCTTGATTTATGAGCTCAGAGGGAGCGTGAAAATCTTTCCGACTTTCCACATCTGCCTGGAGGGGGAAAGGAGAGCGGTGCCTGGGGGCTACGGGAAGTCCTGAGACTGTTCACAAAGTCACAGGAACGAGATGGCTCACGTCCCGGCAGATATGCAAAGCCCCAAATTTTCCCTCCATAAATTTCTCTCTCTGGAGCTCCCCACAAGGTGCACGAGGCCAcgggagggcagggggaaacCACGTGAGGAGACATGTTCTAAATCTGGAGTGTCAGGGAGGGAGTGCAGGGCAAGTAATGAATTAGTGCAGGGTGGAAGGGGGAAACCTGAGCTGGGAAATAAATCTTAATTGCaaaattaaaggcaaaaaaaaaaaaaaaaagaggggggagaGAGGCTGAGCTGGCGGTGGATGGCCGGACACTCACCTGCAGGGCTGATCTGACCTCACGGACCTCCCCCCCAATCTCCCAGAGATTTGGGGGCAGGATTTTACTACCTACTGCCAAATGCCATCTTAGATAACGTTTGCCAAAGAGGTCACAGCAGACAGAACCGTACGGAGCTACCGCGAGCCCTCTGCACCGCGGAGAGCCCTTCTCCAGCAGCCGTCCCAGGGAGCTTGCACGTGGGGCGAGGGCCCAGGCACTGCGGCTGGGGAGCAAAGGGAGGGAAACCGAAACCGCCCTAAATCACTTCCCCTCCCTGTGCCTCTGGTTCTTCCCCCCTTTGCTCCGTGGAGCCTGCAAGCTCTGTGTGGCACTGCAGCCTTCCAGGAGACACACGAGAACTGCCAAGCACAACACGGCCGTGATTTGAAGGGGAGGGGCCCGCTACCTTAATGCCAATATTAATAATAGTAACGAGGGCTGCAATCCCGTCAGCTCCCTAAGGAAGCAGATTCTCCAGCTCAGGGCTGCTGCCTAGAGGAGGCAGGGCCGGAGAAACCTGCGTGCTGGCTGCTTACGTTGGACATACACAGAGGTCTGAAGGTCCAGACCTTTGGCTTTTCTCCAGCCCGGAAAACTGTAcgtatgtgtgcatgtgcagaAACGCCGACGTTCTGTGTGTTTTGCAAACAGGTGTGCATGGGGGAGTGCgggctgcagagaaaaaaaaacagggaagcaCTGAGGAAGCGAGAGCTCCCTTTCAAAATGAGGCAGCGGTTGCATTTTGAAGCTCTGTTTTAAGCAGCCGAGTAAAAAACGTCATCGGAACGAgcctgctgccccagctggaGGTGAGAGGCTGGCGGGGAAACTCCTGCCTTCACCCCTGAGCCGGGAGAAGTGAAGCCAAAGTCGCGCGGGCACCCGAGCACAGGCATGCAcgcacctcctccccccggcaCTCGCTGTCCCCCGAGGGGCCGTACCTGTTTCCCGGCCTCTCTGTGACACTGTGCGGCACCCAAGCTCTtcattcattaatttatttatggGAAATCAGAAGAGCATCTCTTTGCCTCCTGATTGGCGGGGCGAGCTCCTAGAGGGAACCACTGACGAAATGCAGAAGGGGTGGGGGAGGCCGGTGCAGCCTCGaaaacacagagctgctttgcCCTGGATTAAACTACTGGCGAGGGGAAGCAGGGAGGACGCGAACAAGGAACAATGCGACGAGAGCAGGAGCTCCTCCAGCCCACGCGGCACAGAGCGATGTGCTGAAGCAGCCACCCAGGCAGACCAGACCGTAAGCATCAGCTGCCTTCCCCGGCCAGATCGCTCGGTAGAGGTCAAATGAGTCTGCAAGGATCT
Encoded proteins:
- the MLLT6 gene encoding protein AF-17 isoform X1 — encoded protein: MKEMVGGCCVCSDERGWAENPLVYCDGHGCNVAVHQACYGIVQVPTGPWFCRKCESQERAARVRCELCPHKDGALKRTDNGGWAHVVCALYIPEVQFANVLTMEPIVLQYVPHDRFNKTCYICEEQGRESKAASGACMACNRHGCRQAFHVTCAQMAGLLCEEEVLEVDNVKYCGYCKYHFNKMKTSRHSGGSSFIAGRRSRSTSPAQEKHVSHHERPKKSRKDKERPKQKHKKRPESPTSLTPASVPVAAEKGSASHHEGSKETSEVGRSEVKGKKSSSHGSSHKGKKTGSGKSSAGFSSASSSGTFQPAGTSCSSLQCSQDFVTFPKLEQDDEKYRKPVSSSSSSHCSPLYEGQKGDIFEQKVIFSGFGSIMRFSTSAVSQQRGRDASPVDYKASNPVSGPSVGSSGAAGGSGGSSSSHKRMPSLSMEEGEVLKEKKHKGSKKNKHGPGRPKGGKSKEILGAQLAGSTSTSSSPFSGGSLVSSSISNSSRPFSHTGNLPSLSMESPLLSSGIYTSNKDPISHGGGVLRAVCSTPLSSSLLAHQGTSSLPQLNRSPFASTIPASSSSSVSTTQVFSLAGSTFSLPSSHIFGSPLTSGLSINPLLNQSESSRAEPDLEDCSFGCRGTSPQESLSSMSPISSLPTLFDQTVSCSSSGQLENVPQATPNIEQLLEKQGNGEAGVNIVEMLKALHSLQKENQRLQEQIMTLTAKKERLQLLNVQLSVPFPVVTSSNGPGSQAQYILPPNVCNNDSLSISKSPPCKNSFGIENSLSTSSEDPHSGCPSRSSSSLSFHSTPPPLPMLQQSPASLPLPGAQQVNGLARVAGSGLGGGTAASHSLSTVPMVDGLMGTLAGGQQMPINGILGNLNGAQAAQPPSALTQASGPPTLQLSTSLSSVPSLSPLTEQQRHVLHQHEQQLQQLQQLLTSQPLNPEQQALVFQMMQQIQQKRELQRLQMTSSSQLSMSSLLAATSAPLLHSSTSALMTSAPQAPPSSSSLMASLSPQQLNPSNALLAPQATPPLSAPGNSLMASGTGIPPVLTAQTNPFLNLQADGNTPKGTSMNEKGAPLTQDKG
- the MLLT6 gene encoding protein AF-17 isoform X2; amino-acid sequence: MKEMVGGCCVCSDERGWAENPLVYCDGHGCNVAVHQACYGIVQVPTGPWFCRKCESQERAARVRCELCPHKDGALKRTDNGGWAHVVCALYIPEVQFANVLTMEPIVLQYVPHDRFNKTCYICEEQGRESKAASGACMACNRHGCRQAFHVTCAQMAGLLCEEEVLEVDNVKYCGYCKYHFNKMTSRHSGGSSFIAGRRSRSTSPAQEKHVSHHERPKKSRKDKERPKQKHKKRPESPTSLTPASVPVAAEKGSASHHEGSKETSEVGRSEVKGKKSSSHGSSHKGKKTGSGKSSAGFSSASSSGTFQPAGTSCSSLQCSQDFVTFPKLEQDDEKYRKPVSSSSSSHCSPLYEGQKGDIFEQKVIFSGFGSIMRFSTSAVSQQRGRDASPVDYKASNPVSGPSVGSSGAAGGSGGSSSSHKRMPSLSMEEGEVLKEKKHKGSKKNKHGPGRPKGGKSKEILGAQLAGSTSTSSSPFSGGSLVSSSISNSSRPFSHTGNLPSLSMESPLLSSGIYTSNKDPISHGGGVLRAVCSTPLSSSLLAHQGTSSLPQLNRSPFASTIPASSSSSVSTTQVFSLAGSTFSLPSSHIFGSPLTSGLSINPLLNQSESSRAEPDLEDCSFGCRGTSPQESLSSMSPISSLPTLFDQTVSCSSSGQLENVPQATPNIEQLLEKQGNGEAGVNIVEMLKALHSLQKENQRLQEQIMTLTAKKERLQLLNVQLSVPFPVVTSSNGPGSQAQYILPPNVCNNDSLSISKSPPCKNSFGIENSLSTSSEDPHSGCPSRSSSSLSFHSTPPPLPMLQQSPASLPLPGAQQVNGLARVAGSGLGGGTAASHSLSTVPMVDGLMGTLAGGQQMPINGILGNLNGAQAAQPPSALTQASGPPTLQLSTSLSSVPSLSPLTEQQRHVLHQHEQQLQQLQQLLTSQPLNPEQQALVFQMMQQIQQKRELQRLQMTSSSQLSMSSLLAATSAPLLHSSTSALMTSAPQAPPSSSSLMASLSPQQLNPSNALLAPQATPPLSAPGNSLMASGTGIPPVLTAQTNPFLNLQADGNTPKGTSMNEKGAPLTQDKG